GAAATGTAGTTCCGGACTCATAACGAGTTATTTCCTTTAATCCAGTAATACCTACTAAGAATATTACAAATAACGCCGGTAGAGCAGAACCATAGAGTACAATTATCCAACTCACAATCTGATCAACTAAGCTGTTCATTCCTTATCACCCCTCCCAATTCATATTCCAAAGGAGGTTCTATCCCATATATAGTAGATTTGCTGAAAACTTCTTCTGGTTTGCCCTCCAATACTATTTTTCCTTCACTCATTATCATTAAACGATCTGCAAACCTATCTACGAATCTAGAATCGTGAGTTACCACAAGTATAGTGTATCCCTTATCTCTTAAGTCCAATAATTCCTTTCCTAAAATCTGCCTGTGATGCCAATCTTGTCCACTCGTTGGTTCATCCATTAGTATTAACTTTGCCCCTCCAGCTAGTACAGATGCCATAGCCACTCTTCTCCTTTGCCCCATCGAGAGGATTAAAGGGTCTTCTTTTCTATAAGCCTCTAAGGAAAATGATTTCAAGATATCCTCTAGCTTATTTGGGTCGAAATTCTTTCTATTTTTCATTGAAAATTTTATTTCATCTTCTACAGTTCTCTTCACGAACATTACATCAAAAAATTGAGGAAGATATGCGATATACTCGCCTCTAATAACTAATTTAGACTTGCTTAAATCTATTCCATCAATTATTATCTTCTCCTCTTCAACAATAAGCCTCTTCCTATCGATTAATCCAATAATGGCCTTTAATAACGTAGTTTTACCGGAACCGTTTTTCCCCATTAAGGCTGTAATCGTACCCTCCTTAACGGATATCTTGGTATCAACTATATATCTTCCAGTCTTAGTCTTTATTTTCACTCTAGCTGACAATATCTCTCTTTTCCCTTCAACCCTACTTGGGGGTTTGTAAGTATAGGTTTTTCTTAAATACTCATAATCTATTTTCTTAGAACCACTTTTCTTTAAAAATAACATATAATCTGGTACTTCTAAACCTAGAGAATAAAGGAGATCTGCCTTATCTACAATCTCGTCCTTTCTTAGGTCCATTGCTATTTTGCCATTATCAACTATGATAATTCTATCGACGAAGGGTAGAACTCTCTCTATTTTATGCTCAACTATGATTAAACTGATCCCCTCAGATCTAAAAGTTTTAATCAATTCCAATATTTCCCTAGTTCCTTGAGGATCTATATTAGATGTGGGTTCATCTAAAATTAGGGCTTTTGGTCTCATAGCTAAAACTGATGCTAAAATAGTTCTCTGCAGTTCTCCTCCAGATAAGGTGTTAATTTCCCTATCCTTCAAGTGGGTTATTCCAGTCACTTTCATGGCTTCTTCAATTCTCTTCACCATTTCATCTCTACTTATCATATAATTTTCAACGCCAAATGCAACCTCATCGATTACTGTATAATTGAAGGCTTGAGTATCAGGATCTTGAAGTAATGTGCCCACATATTTTGATATCTCATGTATGGGAGTAACCTTAACGTCAAGTCCAAATACTTTAACTTCCCCCTTAATCTCAGCGTTAATTAAATGTGGGATTACTCCATTAATTACGCTTGTTAGTGTGGATTTCCCGCTTCCCGATTTACCAGTCACTAATACTGATTCTCCTTCTTCTATGTCTAATTTATCTATAACTAAACTTGGTTTATCCTTTCCTAGATAGGTTACTTGCAAATCCCTTATTTCGACAAATTTCACTGTCCCACCGCTCTAGCTATCCTCTGTCCAGCTAAGGCTCCTAATATTCCTATTATCACATCTCCCGGTATGAAAGCTAACAAATCAAACTGAATAGTAGCCCAGTTAACAATAGCCCCGCTTATTAAAGGCCTAAAGAAACCTAAGTAGAATATGGGGTCTGGTATTGCATATAATATCCCAATTATTATACCCTCTAAGATTGCCAGTCCAGTGATTCTTTTAGTTGCAACAGAAGAACCATTACTACTCTTATAACCCACTCCAAATAATTTACCTCTTGTGCCAATTATAAGAAGATCCAAAAATAGCCCATATGTTAGTCCCTCATATATGGTGTACATGGGTTCTCCGCCGAAACCGTAGAAGAACAAGTCTGATAAGATATTAAAAATAACCAAGCTTAATATTCCAGTACCGGGTTTTCTCACTAAAGCTGCTACAATAAGGAGAATGAACATCCTTCCCCAAAATCCAACTCCTATGAAAGGTGTACTTGGCAGAAATCTACCAATGAAACTGCCTATGTAAAACTCCCATACTACGCTAAAAGCCGCACCCACTGCAATGTAAACTAAATCTATGGTAGTAAAGCTCTTTAAACCGAAACGTCTAGAGAAATAGAATACAATTATCAATCCTATTATGAAATATGCAGTTACTATTTCCCATGGTACCATCCCTGGTACAGATGTGTCGAACTTTATTCCATTGAAGCCCATATTTAAATAACGGTAGATATATTTATAAGGATTTCCTATATTGTTATTATAAACTATATAGTTTACTAATGGAAATACTTAACGACTTCCTAGAAATTTTTCATTAGTTGAAAATTTGCTCAGAACCTCTCTTAGATCCTTAACCTTATCTCCTATTTCTGGGTATAGGTTATTTCTATCTATTAGTATTGCATCCAAGTAACTTCTCTTAGCTCCAATGTAATCTATCTCATAGATATCACCTATATGTAGTGCTGGATAACCACCCTTTGAAATGGCGATACTAAAAATCTTGGGATTTGGCTTAACTACCTTTACCTCATGCGATAAGACTAAGTAATCAAAGTATCTTATTAATCCTAGTTCCTCTAATAGTTTCTTTGTCCTAGGAGACGAATTACTAACTAGAATCAATTTCAATTTCATACTCCTTATTGTTTCTAGGAACTCCACTGCGTCATCATAAACGAAAGCCTCTCCATCGCGTAAATCAGAATTTTTTATTACATTAACTAAATTTTCTTTGGGATAAACACCTAAATTGTAGAGAAACTCTTTGATATCAGTGGGTTCGGGATAGTTTAGCAAAGACATTGCCCTAACGTAAGCTCTGAAAACTTTCTTAACGTCTATATCGTAGCCATAGTCCTTAAGAATTTGGTGCAATTTTTCATAGAATGTAGGTCTAAATCCCACGAGCGTATATCCAAAATCAACGAAAATTGCACTATAAGACATACAATTACCCATATTAAAGTGCAGGGTTATATACTTCATTTAAGTCTGGTTTTGGAATTAGGAAAAGATTAATTATATGCAAGGGTGATTAAGAAAGATAATGAAAGCCGTATGGAGAAAGGTGATAGGTACATAAATCCATTTGTATTAGATAATCCCTTAAGAAGGCTAGTATCTTCACCAAATAGGATAATATCTAGATTTAGAGAATATCTTAAGGAAGATTATGTAGTAGTAGACTTAGGAAGCGGACCTGGGTTCTTCACTGTAATTCTCGCAAGGATTGTGAAGACAGTTTACGCTATAGATCCCGATGAAAGAGCGATAAAGAGATTAAAGGAGAAAATGCAAAAACTTTCTTTAAGTAATGTAATTCCCTATGTCGCTCCTGCCCAAAAATTAGAATTCATTAAGGATGGCAGTATAGACTTTGTGTTCTCTAATCTGATGCTATGTTGTACAATAGATCATGAAGGTGCTCTAAACGAAATTAAAAGAATCCTTAAGAATGATGGGTTAGTTTATCTTAGCGTTACGAGAAATTTTATAGGAAAAGATAAAAGGGATGTTGATGAAAGAGAATGGAGAGAGATTTTAAGTAATTTTAAGGTAATAAAAGAAGGAAAATCAATTATGGAAAGATGGGCTGTGGTTAGGAGAGAATAGGGTCGGTCGTTTGATTTCAAGGTAGATAAATGGAGATATATTTTCCTAAACAGTTTTAAATCCGCAAACTGATCCATGGGCTGTTTTTAACCCCAGAAGGTTAAGGGGGATGAAAGCGTATCTTGAGGTGGGAATGCTCCGTACGTAAGGAGGTATTAGCTCATTTTATATATAAGCACTTTTATTAGTATTAGAGTTATGTTAAAATTTCTAGAAAATCTTCAAACAAATGCCTGCTCGTTATGTAAAATACATATTTCTATATATTATCTATATCTCTGTATAATGTTATATAACCTAAAAAAATAAAATTTTTAAGAGCTATTTTGAAGTTTAGAACCATGGAAGCTAAAAAGTTAGCATACATTTCTCTCTTGTTAGTGTTTTTTTCTGTGTTAACCGTCTTTAATACTATGGGATATGCAGTAACTACGCAAACACCAATAAAACATGTAATAATAATAATTCTTGAAAATCATGCGTTCGATAGTATCTTTGGTACATATCCATTTGGTTATCCACCAATTGTCAATAACATAACATTAAATTTGATGAGGCCAGTAAATTACATCTATAATCTATCATTAGTAAATATCTTGAAACAAAATAACGGCAATATTACCTGGATAACGTTAACTTATGGTAATAAGACCTATCATCCCTATTACGCTAATACTACCGTTCTAAAAGATCCATTAGAAGGATACAATTACTATCATATAGACTGGAATTATGGGAAGATGAACGGATTCATAAACGGATCTGGAGTACAGTCATTAGCTTACATCTCTTATGAGCAAGTACCCTTGCTTTGGGATTACGCTGAAGAATACGTTTTGTTCGACAACTACTTCTCTCCTACACTATCACTCACGGTACCTAATAGAATAGATTATATAGTGGGTTTTCCAGCTCCCGTAAATAGTGATGCACCACAGTTTGGAGAACTACCAATAAATGATAGTATACTATACCAATTATCTGAAAATAATATAAGTTGGGGTTGGTATGAGTACGGTTACTCTCAAGACTATCAAATACTCTCTCCAGACCTATACCTAGGATATAATAATACAGCACCGTTACCGGTTAGTCTATTGAAGGGAGCTAATATGTGGAATTCTCATTATCATGACTTAACAGATTTCCTAAATCAAGCTAAAAACGGTTCACTACCAGCAGTTTCTTTTGTCATGTTCACCGGAATAATGGGATATGATGATCACATTCCGGGATATGATATACACCCTCCATATAACACTACTCTTGCAATGTTAGCTATAATGAATGTTATAAATGCAGTAATGGAAGGTCCAGATTGGAACTCGTCAGCAATCTTCATCACATTCGATGAGGGAGGAGGATATTATGATCAAGTACCTCCTCCGATAATTCAAGGTAACGGTTATGATCCAGCAATAACGAGATATTTACCGGGCTATTTTAGCCTAGGTCAAAGAATACCATTACTTGTAATTTCGCCATATGCAAAGGAGGGATTCATCGATAACTATACTGCGTCTGGCTATTCCATCTTAGCATTTATTGACTATGACTTCAACTTACCTTACCTAACCCCGATTGTTAAAGAGTTGGGCCCTCAATCAATACTATATGCGTTTAACTTTAGCATGAAGCCAAGACCTCCAATAATTTTAACGCCGTCAAATTGGACCTATCCGATACCGCTTCAATACCCTATTCATTACGGGTACGTTGCAACTATAAATAACAACTATACCACATACCAACTGCTGTATCAAAAAATGGGTATTGGAAACTACTCTCTCCCAAAATATTTTGTTATCGCAAATGCAAACAGTGTAAAAACGCAAACTAGCAACACATCAATTGAAAATATGATACCACTGATAATTGTAGTAATCGCATTAGCAATATTTGTAAGTTATTTAGTGCTATACAAGAAAAGAAACATTTAATTAGTAATATATAGTGAAATCAATATAATGGAAGAGCAAATTTTCCATTACATTTGTTGATATGGTTATTTTATTGTTTTGAAATTTATATAATTTCGCTTATGATAATTGCTTTTGTATGCATATAAATAAATACTCGTTTTTATAGAGAAATATATGTGAAACTACTAACAGCTTCTGACGTATATTTATCTGAGGCTGATGAGTTGTTGAGTAAGGGTGATGTTGTTCAAGCTAGTGAGAAGTATTATAAGGCTGCTGAGGAGGCGTTGAAGTTGATTGCTGTAAAATTAAATATGACAGACATACTAGAAAAGGTAAAATCTAGGGGGGATTGGGACATTGAAGATTTATTCGAAATTGTAATGAAATTAAAAGCATATGATGAGAAAATAGATAGTTATTGGGACTGTGCAATAGCGTTAAATACAGTGCATCTAGAGGGAGATCCTTTACTAGATTGTGTAGAAAGGGTAAGAAAACTTGTCGGGCTCTCAGATAAGATCGCAAATTCTTAACTGGATAATTGAGGCTGATGAGTTGTTGAGTAAGGGTGATGTTGTTCAAGCTAGTGAGAAGTATTATAAGGCTGCTGAGGAGGCGTTGAAGTTGATTGCTGTAAAATTAAATATGACAGACATACTAGAAAAGGTAAAGAAGAGAAGAAGATGGGATAGCGTTTATCTCTTTGAAGTAGCCAAAAGAGTATCATTGGAAGTATGGGAAATTTGGTTATCATCCTGGACACTTCACGTTTATGGATTTCATGAGATGAAACTAAAGATTCAAGACGTTAAAGAGAAAGGAAATAAAGTAAAGAACATTGTATATTTTATAAATCGATTGTGACAGATAACAGTTTTTATAAATACAATTTGAATTTCATTGAATTTCATGTACGTAGAAGAGTTAAATCTAAAATCTTCAATCACAAAATACTCTTATGTTGACAGCTGAAGAGCTAAACGAAATACTTAAGCAAGAAGAAATGTTTAACTTCATAGGTATAAGGTTTGAGAAGTTAGAGAAAGGATATTCCAGATTGTCATTCAATTTTGACAAAAAACTAACTAGAATAGGAAATATATTACACGGAGGAGTTATTTTTTCGGCTGTGGATTACGCAGGGAGCATGGCAATAAGAACTTTAGATGATGTAAAGGATGGCGTTACAGCCGAGCTCAAAATAAACTTTCTCAAACCTATGAAAGATGGACCATTTGTAGTTGAAGCTAGGGTTATAAGTGAGGGGAAAAGGTTAGTTGTAGTTGATATTTCAGCATATGACGGTAATGGTAATTTATGTGCTAAGGCATTAGGTACATGGGTTGTATATAGGTAGGTATAATACTAGTTTATCGACCAAGGAAAATATTTCATACTCATGATTAAAGAGTAGTATTTATTATTTTTACAAAATACGATAAATAGAAGATTTCTAATAGGTAGTGATCTAATACTTATCCAGTTCTTAACATAAGTTAGTGATAAGCCTTCAGAAGAGAAGGCTTTTTTATTTGCTGGTTATTTTTCCACTTTTACTGACTTTCTCCCCGCCATCAAAGTGGCGAGGGTTCCCCTCATCGATTCGTGACTACATCTCTCATTTGAGGGGCACTTAAGAGGGTCAGAGACCCCCTCGCACAAAGATTATACACAGCTATATAATCACGATGATCCTCAAAACCACACTTTACACACTTAAGCATCCTATACCCAGATTCAACCATTTTCTCTCCACACTTAGGGCAAGTAGTTGAACTATACGCTGGTTTAACGTATATTACATTTAATCCATACTTCTTAGCCTGCCACTCAACCCATTGTTGAACACGTCTATATTGCATCAAATATAGTTTCTCCCTATAATTCTTCTTCAACCCCTTCACATGAGAAATCATCTTATTCAGATCCTCTAGGACTATGTA
The nucleotide sequence above comes from Sulfolobus tengchongensis. Encoded proteins:
- a CDS encoding class I SAM-dependent methyltransferase, translated to MEKGDRYINPFVLDNPLRRLVSSPNRIISRFREYLKEDYVVVDLGSGPGFFTVILARIVKTVYAIDPDERAIKRLKEKMQKLSLSNVIPYVAPAQKLEFIKDGSIDFVFSNLMLCCTIDHEGALNEIKRILKNDGLVYLSVTRNFIGKDKRDVDEREWREILSNFKVIKEGKSIMERWAVVRRE
- a CDS encoding ABC transporter ATP-binding protein, with the protein product MKFVEIRDLQVTYLGKDKPSLVIDKLDIEEGESVLVTGKSGSGKSTLTSVINGVIPHLINAEIKGEVKVFGLDVKVTPIHEISKYVGTLLQDPDTQAFNYTVIDEVAFGVENYMISRDEMVKRIEEAMKVTGITHLKDREINTLSGGELQRTILASVLAMRPKALILDEPTSNIDPQGTREILELIKTFRSEGISLIIVEHKIERVLPFVDRIIIVDNGKIAMDLRKDEIVDKADLLYSLGLEVPDYMLFLKKSGSKKIDYEYLRKTYTYKPPSRVEGKREILSARVKIKTKTGRYIVDTKISVKEGTITALMGKNGSGKTTLLKAIIGLIDRKRLIVEEEKIIIDGIDLSKSKLVIRGEYIAYLPQFFDVMFVKRTVEDEIKFSMKNRKNFDPNKLEDILKSFSLEAYRKEDPLILSMGQRRRVAMASVLAGGAKLILMDEPTSGQDWHHRQILGKELLDLRDKGYTILVVTHDSRFVDRFADRLMIMSEGKIVLEGKPEEVFSKSTIYGIEPPLEYELGGVIRNEQLS
- a CDS encoding PaaI family thioesterase translates to MLTAEELNEILKQEEMFNFIGIRFEKLEKGYSRLSFNFDKKLTRIGNILHGGVIFSAVDYAGSMAIRTLDDVKDGVTAELKINFLKPMKDGPFVVEARVISEGKRLVVVDISAYDGNGNLCAKALGTWVVYR
- a CDS encoding PaREP1 family protein; the encoded protein is MKLLTASDVYLSEADELLSKGDVVQASEKYYKAAEEALKLIAVKLNMTDILEKVKSRGDWDIEDLFEIVMKLKAYDEKIDSYWDCAIALNTVHLEGDPLLDCVERVRKLVGLSDKIANS
- a CDS encoding HAD family hydrolase; translated protein: MSYSAIFVDFGYTLVGFRPTFYEKLHQILKDYGYDIDVKKVFRAYVRAMSLLNYPEPTDIKEFLYNLGVYPKENLVNVIKNSDLRDGEAFVYDDAVEFLETIRSMKLKLILVSNSSPRTKKLLEELGLIRYFDYLVLSHEVKVVKPNPKIFSIAISKGGYPALHIGDIYEIDYIGAKRSYLDAILIDRNNLYPEIGDKVKDLREVLSKFSTNEKFLGSR
- a CDS encoding alkaline phosphatase family protein yields the protein MEAKKLAYISLLLVFFSVLTVFNTMGYAVTTQTPIKHVIIIILENHAFDSIFGTYPFGYPPIVNNITLNLMRPVNYIYNLSLVNILKQNNGNITWITLTYGNKTYHPYYANTTVLKDPLEGYNYYHIDWNYGKMNGFINGSGVQSLAYISYEQVPLLWDYAEEYVLFDNYFSPTLSLTVPNRIDYIVGFPAPVNSDAPQFGELPINDSILYQLSENNISWGWYEYGYSQDYQILSPDLYLGYNNTAPLPVSLLKGANMWNSHYHDLTDFLNQAKNGSLPAVSFVMFTGIMGYDDHIPGYDIHPPYNTTLAMLAIMNVINAVMEGPDWNSSAIFITFDEGGGYYDQVPPPIIQGNGYDPAITRYLPGYFSLGQRIPLLVISPYAKEGFIDNYTASGYSILAFIDYDFNLPYLTPIVKELGPQSILYAFNFSMKPRPPIILTPSNWTYPIPLQYPIHYGYVATINNNYTTYQLLYQKMGIGNYSLPKYFVIANANSVKTQTSNTSIENMIPLIIVVIALAIFVSYLVLYKKRNI
- a CDS encoding PaREP1 family protein yields the protein MSGSQIRSQILNWIIEADELLSKGDVVQASEKYYKAAEEALKLIAVKLNMTDILEKVKKRRRWDSVYLFEVAKRVSLEVWEIWLSSWTLHVYGFHEMKLKIQDVKEKGNKVKNIVYFINRL